A window of Watersipora subatra chromosome 10, tzWatSuba1.1, whole genome shotgun sequence genomic DNA:
CCAATGATCTTGTTTCACAACAAGATCATCGGCTGAAATGTTGCGGCAAAAGATACTAATCGAGCTGTTTGGGCTCCTGACCTTGTTTGGCCTTTGCATTTGTACTTCTCAAAAACTTAACCATCTCAGTACATTTTGTTTAGCATCTGTTTAGCagccaaatatttttggttaCTAAAGGTGATTTTAAAAGATAGATACAGCTCTTCATCAATTACAAATGAGAAATAGTTCAAGAATATTTGATTTGTTGAAATAAGTAGTCCTATTTAAACAGAGTAAAATTACTATGATAACAGAAATCAGGTTTATTTGAGATTCAATAAAAAAGACTCACATGTTATCTATACGCTTATAAAGCTCAGATCATAGTGTACTCTTGCTTGATACAGTTGCGCTGAAGAAATAATGTTTAGTACTTCATAATTATAGTAGTTCATAAAAAATTGCTATGTACAGGACTACAACTCATGACATTCGGTTTACGACACTTACACTTTAGCAACTGTGTCAATCCAATTGTCATCCAATATTGTAggacaatatttactataacaggAGCGGCGTTCATCATGCCATATTTTGCGCATAGGAATGGTTATAAAGCAGTCTGCCGAAGCTCCACACATTATCTGTGGCTTATCTATTGTGAAAAATCAGCCCACTCTAAGCAATTCCAAACTCAACGGACAGTCTTAAAATTTCTGATCTTAGAAATATCTGATTTGAAAGTTCAAAATGTACTTTCACCTACATTAAAGGCAGCAGCCACAATGAAAGCATTCGTGGTTGTTGCCTTGAAAGTAGTGTCACAATTCGCTTTCAAAATAGAAAAGATCCTAAGCCAGACCTACTGAGTTTTTCATAAAAGGGAGTTTTGAATCAATTTTTGAATAGATAATGTGCAGTATGGAGATCAAGGGCTTTTATTTTTGTGCTACATTAACAGTTGTTTTAAATGTAGCAACTTTCGTGCAGCCACAAAATTCTATACATGCAATTACTGAGAGGACTAAAATTTTCACCAATCTGGAACTCAATTTAGCTTATTAGACTTACACTCAAACCAACTCAGCTAATCGGCCACCTTCCATAgtctcagaataattgtgcctATTGGAGatgaaaaatattgctttctcaGGGGCTCCAACTTATTAAGTTCTCCTGAGTGGAATGAAGCTCTAACCAATTGTGCTAATGTGTCACCTTCCATGTCTCAGATTAATTATGAAAATACTTATTTTCTGTGCTTTATGGTTTGATGATATAGatgaaatttcaaaaaaattactTAATAATAATTTTCTACAGCACACTGGATAATCGATCTGTAATAACACAATAGTGTGCCGAGACACGTTCATTGAAATTAATGCTTTTAAAGATCATGGAACAGGTGACTAGAGCACAACTAAGAGTAGAATCAAGTAAATAAACCTCATGAGTTAGACAAGCACACTTGAACAACTCAAAACATATCAAACAACCAGCAGCACTCTGACAAAATATTGACATTAAAATCTCAAGGATAGTTGCTCAGCACAAACAAGATGTTGTTGAGACTAACCAggaattttttatttgattcaCACATAAATCAGCTCTATGCCACTTCAATCACTGTAAAAAATGCATTGGAGTTATATTTTTACGTAAAAAAATCTTGTTACATTTCACATTCCATGTACACTATATGTTTTGCTGTATGGCTGCTCTTTATCAATCAAATTTTTGCCCATGCTTCAATGAGTTGTGGTAACACCACATAGTTCACCAGATTTCCGTACTCAGTTTCAACAAATCACTTTTCTTTAAACCctctatattaaaatataataaactgtTATATTGTAATGGTTTTTTTGCAAAGCTATTAATTGGTCTAAAACTTGCTTATTTCTCACGATATTTTTCACCATGTTTGTCAAAGTCAAAACTATTACATAGcataaatattaaatgaataTGAAACTTTTGTAAAATAGTTTGATAGTTCAGAATTTGAAACTGTCAAAAAAATTTCGGCACGAAAAGATAAGTATTGATTGAACAAAGAACAAACAAAATTCTTGTTTAATTCATCTATCTATATTTTCGGCATCGTTTAAAANNNNNNNNNNNNNNNNNNNNNNNNNNNNNNNNNNNNNNNNNNNNNNNNNNNNNNNNNNNNNNNNNNNNNNNNNNNNNNNNNNNNNNNNNNNNNNNNNNNNNNNNNNNNNNNNNNNNNNNNNNNNNNNNNNNNNNNNNNNNNNNNNNNNNNNNNNNNNNNNNNNNNNNNNNNNNNNNNNNNNNNNNNNNNNNNNNNNNNNNCATACATGCACAAGGAATACAAATATAAGATTAGTGGACTCACTAATTTGAAGAGGGCCTCAACATCAGTATCATGAGAATGCTTGTAGAATCCATAAACCAGATTAGCAATCAGAAATGAACCTCGATCATCTCTTATAGATGCGTACTCTAGAAGTATTTGATAACAGATACTTTCGCTAATGAAAATAAACAAGATTATcaagaaaaagtaaaacttggttatgcAGGATACATATCATTTCATGTGTACTACAATAGAAACCAGCTGACTTATAGCAGGGACAGCTAGGTTGATGAAACAGCATGATGGTGAGTCAGGTGATACAAGGATTGGGCAAGGGGTGACTTGACCACAAATTAGGCGGCAGAGCCTTAAAAGCCTGCTACTATATTAAAGACCCAGATTTGCCATCTAATACATTCTGACATACATTCTGATATATGGAATTGGCCATCAGAAACTATATAAATGACAAGGATTCATCATCAAAGGCAGAAGAAGTTACAGTTTTCttatacattatttatatcTTAAAGTGTAATTAAATGCAAATTTATCCATCAAACTTCACCTAGAAGTTATTATCATGTGCATTGGTGTGGTGAAGTAGAGGGTGGAGTTGACTTCTTTTACCTTACTTTATATAAAGTACTGATTCACTCActcattcatttatttattcatttatttattcgCTTATAATTCTTAtctatacatttttcaatactcCTTCATCTCTTGTCTACTTAGTGTGTAGTGTCGAACTTGTACAACGTATTTtcataatgtaatatattttatattatgtatCACTTTGAAGGGTTCAGAGGATTTAACACTAGTTATGGTTAGTTGCTGAATACTGTCTCATCAATGAACTATGCAGTCACAGTAGCAGTTTTATCTCACATCCTTAAAGAAAAAGCATGCAACCTTAAACCCTtcaacaactacatgtatatcatagtCTTTAATTGAATATCtaacttactgttaaagctagccTTGATCACAATCAAATCTTCCATGCTGAGATGTTTGATGGTTAGATCTGGTGTTGGGGGATCTCTGGATCGTACAGTTTGTGATTCTGTGAAATGTACTCGTTGAAAAGGTCCAGGGTGTTGTGCACCAATTACTTGCGATGCCATTCCCAATCGATTGTCATGCTGTTCTCCAAAGTCTTTCAGGACTGTAAACAAATATGAACTGGTAAATCAGTCTCTTCTGTCTGTAATGCATCTAGTATGTTATTTGGTTTCAATAGATTAATTACTTAAActtagtgtttttattatgtttatatagaAGTCTTACGTCCAGCACAAGCTTGAACAATCACCATCTTGGGTTTCCCAGCCATATGTCGGAACCTCTGGGGAGATAACAGGAAGTACACATCATCAAGTTCGATCAAACTAAAATCCCTTCCACATATCTGGTCATTCTCCTGTCCATGACTCATAATCACAAGAGCAAACATGCCATAGTCTTCCATTTCCCTGTCTTGGGTGACTGACTCCACTGCGTCCATCATTTCCTGCACCAGAATAAGCAGAGAATGTGTAAACTTTCAAAAATATCTAACGCTTGTATCATTTTCCTACATGTCTGCCTCTCTGGATTTCCATAGAGCTATGAAATATTCTTAATTAACTAAATGTGAATAAAAACTGCTTTAAACTGATGAAAACTATTGAATTGAAGAATTAAGCCCTTAGATTAGAATCTATAATCTTGTGTGCCGAGACTTCTCTTGAGTTCAAGCTCCTAGAGGGCTTCTCCATTGTTTTACTTCTGGTCAATAATTAATACACATCAATTATTGTCCCATcaaaaaataattctaaaattGCTAACTAACCCTTTCATTTAATGCGGAATACTTAAGTATGTCAATTCATTATTTGATGAGTTATGAAGTTTTTCGGTAaataatgttgtatttaaacTATTAATGCAGTTTACTCTAAGGCTTATCTGATAATTTAGTGAGTGAATcgattttaaaaaatcaattcaataattcaattattaatgCGCTAATTTGACAAAAACAATGGTAATTTAATGCATAGCTTAATTTAATCACTGTTTAATTCATTAATTTGATTATAAATGCTAATATCTTACAACTTAATTTGTCAATTTACTGCAGTTATATTTGAACATGAACTaactcattaatttaatttttaacagcattgtttttaaaattaatgtgttaatttaatatataagtGGAGCAAAAACTAATCCATctaaatacaattttatatatttatataaaaattctatacattcatataaagattctatacatttatatacatgttctaTGTGGCTAATAGTGTCTAGTTAACACATAATTGTGTTTGTAAAAAGTAAGCAATAGCTTATTCAATTGTAAACACAGTTTAACAGCCAGAGTTGTAAACAATGATCTTAGaggtaatttgaattttaaactataaaCTAATCTGATCAATATTCAATGATGGAACTCGAATCAAAACACACAAATCAATCAATTATTAGCAGAAGAAAGCTTGTTGCACACTGAGAAATCTAGCTAGTAGAGAGTTATGTTCTCACAAACTGTACACCAGAAAAAAGACTGTTCAGCGGTGCTGGGCAGATTTTTAGGccagaaaaatgtaatttaagagatgataattataataattcgtAAAAGcaactagcaatagagtaaaacctcCACCTGCGTATAAcacgtgtttaggtttctattttgTTGAGAAACATGTGCcaatcatgctaagctataaatttttggctgTATCCTGAGGTTTCCATAATTGTTCATCGATTTGAAGGCTTTTGGTGAACCAAAAAATTGTGGtgagttatgagttttttcaacctaaataaTTGCAGAAGAGACTTTTTTCGATGATGGCCCAGCACCGAACTCCGAATAATTTGTGACAACCTTAAATAATTTCGTAAAGAATTGTGATTCATTGGCAATGAGcttcatatcatatcatattcatatcataaattcatatcatgaggaaaagtttGGTGCAGaccaaataaattaaaaaacaaaataaaacaattataaaagagttcaaatgtaaaagtgacataattaacaagtaatggctaaactAAATCTGTTTGGCtaagattacaataaaagatgctttggtaataatacaattagtATTAGctgaaaaaagaaataaaaatcctgaatatgtagaaataataataaaaatttgtgcatagaagagtgtgtgtgtgtgtataaacaaGGTTATTGTTctagcagaagctatccatttaaactttgaatatgatgatactggtacctctcgatactagtataaatgtaaaaatgagatatcgtactgagAGAATGTAGGGGATATCCCAACTTGAGATAATAAAATTGTCAGCAAGAAAAGTATTAGCTTTTACTGATTTAGCAATCCAACTTTacaaaaaactggaaatagaagtATAACgcacatttgaaaatgaaatggcacatttaaaaattacaaattcaaaaaataggtaatggtagcaaaaaatgagtttttaaacaatttcaaaaagcagcaaatgcaaaaggtaatattcaTTAATAATCAAATGTACACATTTGTCGTGCATTGTTGCACTGTGTGCGTGtacatatggtatatgataaaagCAATGGAATGCTAaagactgtatagctcagtggtcaAGTGTGTGGTTTGAAACTTATAATCTGTTGCAATCTCAGTGAGTTCAAATATAGCCCACAGCAagctttttattccaagatattAATAGCTACAAGTGGGCTGGCAGATGTCTAAACATatgacgacaaactttgagatttatatattaatattacacctatatatacacacataaatattatatatacacaatatatacagtgtgtatataGTGATATGATGAAGATATGATATGATGAAGCACATATGTGCCTCAGTTGGTGCGagaaatgttgaaaataatTCAAAACATGAAATGAAAACTTAATGCGTAGTTTAATTTCGTTGCAACTATGGCTAACTAATACAATTATTAATGAGATTATTGATTGAAATAAATTTGGTATTCTAATggataaattaatttattacgATAATTtgtaatgcaaatatttttcagCTACACATAATGTGATAATTCAATGAATAATTTAGTTTCTATACAGAATTTAACTAAGTCCATTATTAATGCAATTGGTTTGAAAACTATCAATTTATTCAGTAATGttatcctaaactgttaataaattattaatttaatcagtaatgcaatctcaaactattaataaattattaatttaatcagtaatgcaatcttaaactgtccataagttattaatttaatcagtaatgtaatcttaaactgttgataaattattaatttaatcagtaatgtattcttaaactgttaataaattattaatataatcagtaatgtaatcttaaactgttaataaattattaatttaatcagtaatgcaatcttaaactgttaataaattattaatttaatcagtaatataatcttaaactgttaataagttattaatttaatcagtaatgtaatcttaaactgttagtaaattattaatataatcagtaatgcaatcttaaaccgttaataaattattaatttaatcagtaatgtaatcttaaactgttaataaattattaatttaatcagtaatgtaatcttaaactgttaataaattattaatttaatcagtaatgcaatcttaaactgttaataaattattaatttaatcagtaatataatcttaaactgttaataagttattaatttaatcagtaatgtaatcttaaactgttagtaaattattaatttaatcagtaatgtaatcttaacctgttaataaattattattttgatcattaatgtaatattaaactgttaataaattattaatttaatcagtgatgcgatcttaaactgttgataaattattaatttaatcagtaatataatcttaaactgttaataagttattaatttaatcagtaatgtaatcttaaactgttgataaattattaatttattcagtaatgtaattttaaactgttaataaattataaatttaatcattaatgtaatcttaaactgttcataaattattaatttaatcagtaatgtaatcttaaactgtaaataaattattaatttaatcagtaatgtaatcttaacctgttaaaaatttattagtttaatcagtaatgtaaacttaaactgttaaaaaattattaatttaatcattaatgcaatcttaaactgttgataaattattaatttaatcagtaatgtaatcttaaactgttaataagttattaatttaatcagtaatgtaatcttaaactgttagtaaattattaatttaaacagtaatgcagtcttaaactgttaataaattattaatttaatcagtaatataatcttaaactgttaataagttattaatttaatcagtaatgtaatcttaaactgttagtaaattattaatttaaacagtaatgcagtcttaacctgttaataaattattattttgatcattaatgtaatattaaactgttaataaattattaatttaatgagtaatgcgatcttaaactgttgataaattattaatttaatcagtaatgcaatcttaaactgttaataagttattaatttaatcagtaatgcaatcttaaactgttgataaattattaatttattcagtaatgtaattttaaactgttaataaattataaatttaatcattaatgtaatcttaaactgttcataaattattaatttaatcagtaatgtaatcttaacctgttaaaaatttattagtttaatcagtaatgtaatcttaaactgttaagaaattattaatttaatcattaatgcaatcttaaactggtgataaattattaatttaatcagtaatgtaatcttaaactgttaatagattattattttgatcattaatgtaatcctaaactgttaataaattatcaatttaatcagtaatgtaatcttaaaatgttagtaaaatattaatttaatcagtaatgtaatcgtaaactggtaataaattattaatttaatcagtaatgcgatcttaaactgttgataaattattaatttaatcagtaatgtaatcttaaactgttagtaaaatattaatttagtcagtgatgtaatcttaaactgttagtaaattattaatttaatcagtaatgcaatcttaaactgttgataaattattaatttaatcattaatgcaatcttaaactgttaataaattattaatttaatcagtaatgcaatcttaaactgttaataaattattaatttaatcagtaatgcaatcttgaactgttaataaattattaattaaatcagtgatgtaatcttaaactgttggtaagttattaattcaatcagtaatgcaatcttaaactgttgataaattattaatttaatcattaatgcaatcttaaactgttaataaattattaatttaatcagtaatgcaatcttaaactgttaataaattattaatttaatcagtaatgcaatcttgaactgttaataaattattaattaaatcagtgatgtaatcttaaactgttggtaagttattaattcaatcagtaatgcaatcttaaactgttggtaaattattaattcaatcagtaatgcagtcttaaactgttattaaattattaatttaatcattaatgtaatcttaaactgttggtaagttattaattcaatcagtaatgcaatcttaaactgttggtaaattattaattcaatcagtaatgcagtcttaaactgttattaaattattaatttaatcagtaatgcagtcttaaactgttaataaattattaattcaatcagtaatgcaatcttaaactgttggtaaattattaattcaatcagtaatgcagtcttaaactgttattaaattattaatttaatcagtaatgcagtcttaaactgttaataaattattaatttaatcagtaatgcaatcttaaactgttaataaattattaatttaatcattaatgtaatcttaaactgttaataaattattaatttaattagaaatgcaatcttaaactgttagtaaattattaattcaatcagtaatgcaatcttaaactgttggtaaattattagtttaatcagtaatgcaatcttgaactgttaataaattattaattaaatcagtgatgtaatcttaaactgttggtaagttattaattcaatcagtaatgcaatcttaaactgttggtaaattattaattcaatcagtaatgcagtcttaaactgttattaaattattaatttaatcagtaatgcaatcttaaactgttaataaattattaatttaatcattaatgtaatcttaaactgttgataaattattaattcaatcattaatgtaatcttaaactgttcataaattattaatttaatcagtaatgcagtcttaaactgctaataaattattaatttaatcagtaatgcaatcttaaactgttaataaattattaatttaatcagtaatgcaatcttaaactgttaataaattattaatttaatcattaatgtaatcttaaactgttgataaattattaattcaatcattaatgtaatcttaaactgttcacaaattattaatttaatcagtaatgcagtcttaaactgttaataaattattaatttaatcagtaatgcaatcttaaactgttaataaattattaatttaatcagtaatgtaatcttaaactgttaataaat
This region includes:
- the LOC137406856 gene encoding cell death protein 3-like; this encodes MDAVESVTQDREMEDYGMFALVIMSHGQENDQICGRDFSLIELDDVYFLLSPQRFRHMAGKPKMVIVQACAGLLKDFGEQHDNRLGMASQVIGAQHPGPFQRVHFTESQTVRSRDPPTPDLTIKHLSMEDLIVIKASFNKYASIRDDRGSFLIANLVYGFYKHSHDTDVEALFKLSREGRLPGNYPTKREFGL